In Prescottella soli, a genomic segment contains:
- the mraY gene encoding phospho-N-acetylmuramoyl-pentapeptide-transferase — translation MRQILFAAGIALAVSILLTPVLIKVFSRQGFGQEIRVEGPASHQAKRGTPTMGGVAILAGIWAGYWGSHLIGIGYDAEGPTASGLLVLGLTTALGGVGFLDDFIKIRKQRNLGLNKTAKLVGQLVAAVLFGILALQFRGGNGLTPGSVHLSYVRDIATVSMGSIVFILFCYLLVSAWSNAVNLTDGLDGLAAGSMSLVLGAYVIITFWQYRNACSTGPGSLGPAKGCYDVRDPLDLALLCAAGAAACIGFLWWNAAPAKIFMGDTGSLALGGMLAGLSITTRTELLMVVIGALFVAEAASVVIQVAVFRSSRRRVFRMAPFHHHFELGGWAETQVIIRFWLLAAIASAIGLALFYSEYLAAIGD, via the coding sequence GTGAGGCAGATTCTCTTCGCGGCGGGCATCGCGCTCGCCGTCTCGATCCTGCTGACGCCCGTGCTGATCAAGGTCTTCTCGCGGCAGGGCTTCGGGCAGGAGATCCGGGTCGAGGGTCCGGCGAGCCACCAGGCCAAGCGGGGCACGCCGACGATGGGCGGCGTCGCCATCCTCGCGGGAATCTGGGCCGGCTACTGGGGCTCGCACCTCATCGGGATCGGCTACGACGCGGAGGGCCCGACGGCGTCGGGTCTGCTGGTGCTGGGCCTGACGACCGCGCTCGGTGGTGTCGGCTTCCTCGACGACTTCATCAAGATCCGCAAGCAGCGGAATCTCGGACTGAACAAGACGGCCAAGCTGGTCGGCCAGCTCGTGGCCGCGGTCCTGTTCGGCATCCTGGCGCTGCAGTTCCGCGGCGGCAACGGCCTCACCCCGGGCAGCGTGCACCTGTCGTACGTGCGCGACATCGCGACCGTGAGCATGGGCTCGATCGTGTTCATCCTGTTCTGCTACCTGCTGGTCAGCGCGTGGTCGAACGCGGTGAACCTCACCGACGGCCTCGACGGGCTGGCTGCCGGCTCGATGAGCCTGGTGCTCGGCGCGTACGTGATCATCACGTTCTGGCAGTACCGCAACGCGTGCAGCACGGGTCCGGGCAGCCTCGGCCCGGCCAAGGGCTGCTACGACGTGCGCGATCCGTTGGATCTGGCGTTGCTGTGCGCGGCGGGCGCCGCGGCCTGCATCGGCTTCCTGTGGTGGAACGCGGCTCCGGCGAAGATCTTCATGGGCGACACCGGTTCGCTCGCGCTCGGCGGCATGCTCGCGGGTCTGTCCATCACCACCCGCACCGAGCTGCTGATGGTCGTCATCGGCGCGCTGTTCGTCGCCGAGGCCGCTTCGGTGGTCATCCAGGTGGCGGTGTTCCGGTCCAGCCGGCGGCGCGTGTTCCGGATGGCGCCGTTCCATCACCACTTCGAGCTGGGCGGCTGGGCGGAGACCCAGGTGATCATCAGATTCTGGTTGCTGGCCGCCATCGCGTCGGCGATCGGTCTGGCGCTGTTCTACAGCGAGTACCTCGCGGCGATCGGGGACTGA
- the rsmH gene encoding 16S rRNA (cytosine(1402)-N(4))-methyltransferase RsmH encodes MVDGEDDNQSVPGEFGHVPVLLHRADELLGPAITADNPRGDGAVMIDATLGLGGHSEYFLRTYPGLHLIGLDRDPEALRIASGRLARYADRTTFVHTRYDGIVDALDQAELDSIGTVHAILFDLGVSSMQLDEADRGFAYSVDAPLDMRMNPTTGITAAEVLNTYSHGELARILSTYGEERFAGRIASEIVRRRQKQPFTTSAALVELIYDAIPAATRRTGGHPAKRTFQALRVEVNGELDSLRAAVPAALDALAVGGRVVFMSYQSLEDRVVKQELTPLSKSKTPEGLPVELPGMGPEFRILTRGAERASEQEIEDNPRAAPVRLRAAERIARRETA; translated from the coding sequence ATGGTCGACGGCGAGGACGACAACCAGTCCGTCCCCGGCGAGTTCGGTCATGTCCCGGTTCTACTGCACCGGGCGGACGAACTGCTGGGGCCGGCCATCACGGCCGACAACCCGCGCGGCGACGGCGCGGTGATGATCGATGCCACCCTCGGTCTGGGCGGACACTCGGAGTACTTCCTGCGCACCTATCCCGGTCTGCACCTGATCGGTCTCGACCGCGACCCGGAGGCGCTGCGCATCGCGTCCGGACGACTGGCTCGGTACGCCGACCGCACGACGTTCGTGCACACGCGATACGACGGCATCGTCGACGCGCTCGACCAGGCCGAGCTCGATTCGATCGGCACCGTGCACGCCATCCTCTTCGATCTCGGTGTGTCGTCGATGCAGCTCGACGAGGCGGACCGCGGATTCGCGTACTCCGTCGACGCGCCGTTGGACATGCGGATGAACCCCACGACGGGGATCACCGCCGCCGAGGTGCTGAACACGTACAGCCACGGCGAGCTCGCTCGGATCCTGAGCACCTACGGCGAAGAGCGCTTCGCGGGCCGGATCGCGTCGGAGATCGTGCGGCGCCGTCAGAAGCAGCCGTTCACCACCAGCGCCGCGCTGGTCGAACTCATCTACGACGCCATCCCGGCCGCGACCCGCCGCACCGGTGGCCACCCCGCCAAGCGGACGTTCCAGGCACTGCGGGTCGAGGTCAACGGCGAACTCGATTCGCTACGGGCCGCCGTCCCGGCGGCGCTCGACGCCCTGGCGGTCGGCGGTCGCGTCGTCTTCATGTCCTACCAGTCCCTCGAGGACCGCGTCGTCAAGCAGGAGCTGACGCCGCTGTCGAAGTCGAAGACGCCCGAAGGTCTGCCGGTGGAGTTGCCGGGCATGGGTCCGGAGTTCCGGATTCTCACCCGTGGCGCCGAGCGCGCGTCCGAGCAGGAGATCGAGGACAACCCGAGAGCAGCGCCGGTGCGTTTGCGCGCGGCGGAGCGAATCGCGAGGAGGGAGACGGCATGA
- a CDS encoding peptidoglycan D,D-transpeptidase FtsI family protein, with translation MTPPGGRAPAPRRRRPASPPPRRSRGRKASQRRVDSFGFRLKYGRATMLGALGVVALQLLWVQGVDAPRLSAEAANQRATTVILPAVRGAIVDRSGNKLAYTLDAKALTFQPVRERKNMEDLRAKDETAPDPETRLKEIARGIHERLGDAAPESDLLKKLQSNETFVYLARSVDPAVAADIADEFPEVGLERQDIREYPGGSLAANIVGATGWDGHGLLGLEDSMDSTLAGKDGSETHDRGSDGAVIPGSRRDLQPAVDGSTVELTLDSDLQYYVQQQAQQAKDLSGAKNASVVVLDAKTSEVLAMTNDGTFNPAIGVGNNPPTAQMGNLPVSSPFEPGSVNKIITAAAAIEYGLTTPEEVLQVPGSIQMAGVSVRDAWAHGVAPYTTTGVFGKSSNVGTLMLADRVGEERFADMLHRFGLGQATGVGLPGESAGNVPELDEWSGGTFANLPIGQGLSMTLLQMTGMYQAMANDGERIPPRIVKATVAPDGTRTETERPEPVHVVSEQTARTVRDMFRAVTQKDPMGYQQGTGPQAAVEGYQITGKTGTAQQVDPVCKCYSNSNYWITFAGIAPADDPRYVIGIMLDAPVRGVDGGGGQSAAPLFHNIASWLLQRESVPLSPDPGRRLVLQAD, from the coding sequence GTGACCCCCCCGGGTGGACGCGCTCCAGCCCCCCGTCGGCGCAGGCCGGCGTCGCCGCCCCCGCGCAGGTCCCGGGGGCGGAAGGCGTCACAGAGGCGTGTCGATTCGTTCGGGTTCCGACTCAAGTACGGGCGCGCGACCATGCTCGGTGCCCTCGGCGTCGTGGCCCTGCAGCTGTTGTGGGTGCAGGGCGTCGACGCGCCGCGACTGTCGGCGGAGGCGGCCAACCAGCGGGCCACGACCGTCATCCTGCCGGCCGTGCGCGGCGCGATCGTCGACCGCAGCGGAAACAAGCTTGCCTACACCCTCGATGCGAAGGCGCTCACCTTCCAGCCGGTGCGGGAGCGCAAGAACATGGAGGACCTGCGCGCCAAGGACGAGACCGCTCCCGATCCGGAGACCCGGTTGAAGGAGATCGCGCGGGGTATTCACGAGCGACTCGGCGACGCGGCGCCGGAGAGCGATCTTCTGAAGAAGCTGCAGAGCAACGAGACGTTCGTCTACCTGGCGCGCAGCGTCGACCCGGCGGTGGCCGCCGACATCGCCGACGAGTTCCCGGAGGTCGGACTCGAACGGCAGGACATCCGTGAATATCCCGGTGGTTCCCTCGCAGCGAACATCGTCGGGGCCACCGGGTGGGACGGCCACGGTCTGCTGGGGCTCGAGGACTCCATGGATTCGACGCTCGCGGGCAAGGACGGCTCGGAGACGCACGACCGCGGTTCGGACGGTGCGGTGATCCCCGGCAGCCGGCGCGACCTGCAACCGGCGGTCGACGGGTCCACGGTGGAACTCACCCTCGACTCCGATCTGCAGTACTACGTGCAGCAGCAGGCGCAGCAGGCGAAGGACCTGTCGGGCGCGAAGAACGCATCGGTCGTGGTGCTCGACGCGAAGACCTCCGAAGTGCTCGCGATGACCAACGACGGCACCTTCAACCCGGCGATCGGAGTCGGCAACAACCCGCCGACCGCGCAGATGGGCAACCTGCCGGTGAGCTCGCCGTTCGAGCCGGGCTCGGTCAACAAGATCATCACCGCGGCCGCCGCGATCGAGTACGGGCTGACCACGCCCGAAGAGGTGCTTCAGGTACCGGGCTCGATCCAGATGGCCGGGGTGTCGGTCAGGGACGCGTGGGCGCACGGCGTCGCGCCGTACACGACCACCGGAGTATTCGGGAAGTCGTCGAACGTCGGGACGCTGATGCTTGCCGACCGTGTCGGCGAGGAACGGTTCGCCGACATGCTGCACCGATTCGGCCTCGGCCAGGCCACCGGTGTGGGCCTTCCCGGCGAGAGCGCCGGCAACGTCCCGGAACTGGACGAGTGGTCCGGCGGTACGTTCGCCAACCTGCCGATCGGGCAGGGCCTGTCGATGACGTTGCTGCAGATGACCGGCATGTACCAGGCGATGGCGAACGACGGCGAACGCATTCCGCCGCGGATCGTCAAGGCGACCGTCGCGCCGGACGGCACACGCACGGAGACCGAGCGGCCGGAACCGGTGCACGTGGTCAGCGAGCAGACGGCACGCACCGTGCGCGACATGTTCCGCGCGGTGACCCAGAAGGATCCGATGGGTTACCAGCAGGGCACCGGTCCGCAGGCCGCGGTCGAGGGCTACCAGATCACCGGCAAGACCGGCACGGCGCAGCAGGTCGATCCGGTGTGCAAGTGCTACTCGAACTCGAACTACTGGATCACGTTCGCCGGCATCGCTCCGGCCGACGATCCCCGCTACGTCATCGGCATCATGCTCGATGCGCCGGTGCGTGGCGTCGACGGCGGTGGGGGCCAATCGGCCGCTCCGCTGTTCCACAACATCGCGTCGTGGCTGCTGCAGCGCGAGAGCGTGCCGTTGTCACCGGACCCGGGTCGGCGGTTGGTGCTGCAGGCCGACTGA
- a CDS encoding UDP-N-acetylmuramoyl-L-alanyl-D-glutamate--2,6-diaminopimelate ligase, whose product MLPSPQPSTPDTAPGSGLRPTHPPLTDLAELAARVGARIEWVPSVPLRGGEPATVTGVELRAQAVRPGDLFAALPGAHTHGAEFVSTALDAGAAAVFTDDAGLASVAARLGSVGSVVPLPVVVHPDPRRALGEVSATIYGHPSEQMQVIGITGTSGKTTTSYLVEAGLAAAGRSIGLVGTIETRVEGHRVPSALTTPEAPQLHALFAAMLERGVDTVVMEVSSHALALGRVDGVRFSIGAFTNLSQDHLDFHKDFDDYFGAKSRLFAADSTVRAERAVICVDDEWGVRMAAIARGAHPDRPDAVATVSTRAAGDWTAGPPEVEPSGSQVFALTGPSGASREVSLRLPGDYNVANAALAVAVCVAAGADADAVLTGIARVDVPGRVQRVERGQDFLAVVDYAHKPAALEAVIATLRGQTDGRIAVVVGAGGDRDSGKRVLMGEAGARGADLLVITDDNPRTEDPGGIRAALVQGALAVPVTERGEVREIGDRGEAIAAAVAWARPGDVVLVAGKGHETGQEIHGVKYPFDDREVLGEAIDRIVSGEGPAHGGNA is encoded by the coding sequence GTGCTTCCGAGTCCGCAGCCTTCCACACCGGACACGGCGCCGGGGAGCGGTCTTCGCCCCACGCACCCGCCGCTGACCGATCTCGCGGAGCTCGCGGCGAGGGTCGGTGCCCGGATCGAATGGGTGCCGTCGGTCCCGCTGCGCGGAGGTGAACCGGCGACCGTCACCGGTGTCGAGCTGCGCGCGCAGGCGGTGCGGCCGGGCGACCTGTTCGCGGCGTTGCCCGGGGCGCACACGCACGGTGCCGAGTTCGTCTCGACCGCGCTCGACGCCGGCGCGGCGGCCGTGTTCACCGACGACGCCGGGCTCGCATCGGTCGCCGCTCGTCTCGGTTCCGTCGGCTCGGTCGTGCCGCTCCCGGTCGTCGTGCATCCCGATCCGCGCCGCGCGCTCGGGGAGGTCTCGGCCACCATCTACGGGCACCCGTCCGAGCAGATGCAGGTCATCGGGATCACCGGCACGTCGGGCAAGACGACCACGTCGTATCTGGTCGAGGCCGGGCTCGCCGCCGCCGGACGGAGCATCGGCCTGGTCGGCACCATCGAGACCCGCGTCGAGGGCCACCGCGTCCCGAGTGCCCTCACCACCCCCGAGGCCCCGCAGCTGCACGCGTTGTTCGCGGCGATGCTCGAGCGGGGCGTCGACACCGTCGTCATGGAGGTGTCGAGCCATGCGCTGGCGCTCGGACGCGTCGACGGGGTGCGCTTCTCGATCGGCGCGTTCACGAACCTGTCCCAGGATCACCTGGACTTCCACAAGGATTTCGACGACTACTTCGGCGCCAAGAGCCGGCTGTTCGCGGCCGACTCGACGGTGCGCGCCGAGCGCGCGGTGATCTGCGTCGACGACGAGTGGGGCGTCCGCATGGCCGCGATCGCGCGCGGCGCGCACCCGGACCGGCCCGACGCGGTCGCGACGGTGTCGACGCGCGCCGCCGGCGACTGGACGGCCGGACCGCCCGAGGTCGAGCCGTCGGGCAGCCAGGTCTTCGCCCTCACCGGACCTAGCGGTGCGTCACGCGAGGTGTCGCTGCGCCTGCCGGGCGACTACAACGTCGCCAACGCGGCACTCGCCGTGGCGGTGTGCGTGGCCGCCGGCGCGGACGCGGATGCGGTGCTCACCGGGATCGCCCGGGTGGATGTGCCCGGGCGGGTGCAGCGCGTCGAGCGTGGGCAGGACTTCCTCGCCGTCGTCGACTACGCGCACAAGCCTGCCGCGCTCGAGGCGGTCATCGCGACGCTGCGCGGTCAGACGGACGGCCGGATCGCGGTCGTGGTCGGCGCGGGCGGGGACCGCGACAGCGGCAAGCGGGTGCTGATGGGGGAGGCCGGTGCCCGCGGCGCAGACCTGTTGGTGATCACCGACGACAATCCGCGCACCGAGGACCCGGGCGGGATCCGGGCCGCACTGGTGCAGGGCGCACTGGCAGTCCCGGTGACCGAGCGCGGCGAGGTCCGCGAGATCGGCGACCGCGGCGAGGCGATCGCCGCGGCGGTCGCTTGGGCGCGTCCGGGCGATGTGGTCCTGGTAGCCGGCAAGGGCCACGAGACCGGCCAGGAGATCCACGGGGTGAAGTACCCATTCGACGACCGCGAGGTCCTGGGAGAGGCGATCGATCGGATCGTTTCCGGAGAAGGCCCCGCACACGGAGGAAACGCATGA
- a CDS encoding UDP-N-acetylmuramoyl-tripeptide--D-alanyl-D-alanine ligase, translated as MIPMTLAQIAQAVGGTLHDVDDPSATVSGTVEFDSRKVTPGGLFLALPGARVDGHDHAAAAVAAGAVAVLAARPVGVPAIVVEPLGPSGSAALALEHDRDGSGAAVLEALARLARASVDRLTAESGLTVVGVTGSSGKTSTKDLLAAVLAPLGAVVAPPGSFNNELGHPWTALRADADTRFLVLEMSARGRGHIAALAKTAPPRIGVVLNVGTAHLGEFGSREAIAETKGELPASLPSAADGGVAVLNADDPLVAAMAKRTKARVVLVGLSGNADVRASDVELDDQARASFTLTCSAGSVPITLAVHGEHHIGNALAAAAVALECGATLEQIAAALGGAAPVSARRMEVADRADGVTVVNDSYNANPDSMRAAIKALVSMAKSGRGPARRTWAVLGEMAELGPESVVEHDAIGRFAVRLDVTKLILVGPGRPVRAMYQGAVMEGSWGDEAVHVPDGASAIALLEGELQAGDLVLVKASQSIGLWEVADAVLAAPVTDSEASQ; from the coding sequence ATGATCCCGATGACGCTCGCCCAGATCGCACAGGCGGTCGGCGGGACGCTTCACGACGTCGACGATCCGTCGGCCACCGTCTCGGGAACGGTGGAGTTCGATTCCCGTAAGGTCACCCCGGGTGGGCTGTTCCTGGCGTTGCCGGGCGCACGGGTGGATGGACACGACCACGCGGCCGCCGCCGTCGCTGCCGGTGCGGTCGCGGTGCTCGCGGCCCGTCCTGTCGGTGTCCCTGCGATCGTGGTCGAACCGCTCGGCCCGTCGGGCAGCGCGGCGCTGGCCCTCGAACACGACCGTGACGGCTCCGGTGCCGCGGTGCTCGAGGCGCTGGCCAGGCTGGCTCGCGCCAGCGTCGACCGGCTCACGGCCGAGTCGGGGCTGACCGTCGTGGGCGTCACGGGCTCGTCGGGCAAGACGTCCACGAAGGACCTGCTCGCGGCCGTGCTGGCTCCGCTCGGTGCCGTCGTCGCGCCGCCCGGCTCCTTCAACAACGAACTCGGTCATCCGTGGACCGCGCTGCGCGCCGACGCCGACACCCGGTTCCTGGTGCTGGAGATGTCGGCCCGCGGTCGCGGGCACATCGCTGCCCTCGCGAAGACCGCGCCGCCGCGTATCGGTGTGGTGCTCAACGTCGGCACCGCGCACCTCGGTGAGTTCGGGTCGCGCGAGGCGATCGCCGAGACCAAGGGCGAGCTGCCCGCGTCGCTGCCGTCGGCCGCCGACGGGGGCGTCGCCGTGCTGAACGCCGACGACCCGCTGGTGGCCGCGATGGCGAAGCGCACCAAGGCCCGCGTCGTGCTGGTCGGGTTGTCCGGCAACGCCGACGTCCGCGCGAGCGACGTCGAGCTCGACGACCAGGCCCGCGCCAGCTTCACGCTCACGTGCTCGGCCGGCAGCGTCCCGATCACCCTCGCGGTGCACGGTGAGCACCACATCGGCAACGCGCTCGCGGCCGCCGCCGTCGCGCTCGAGTGCGGCGCGACGCTCGAGCAGATCGCCGCGGCGCTCGGCGGTGCGGCACCGGTGTCGGCCCGCCGGATGGAGGTGGCCGACCGCGCCGACGGCGTCACCGTCGTCAACGACTCGTACAACGCCAACCCGGACTCGATGCGCGCGGCGATCAAGGCGCTGGTGTCCATGGCGAAGTCCGGGCGCGGCCCGGCACGCCGGACGTGGGCGGTCCTCGGTGAAATGGCCGAACTCGGGCCAGAATCAGTCGTCGAGCACGACGCGATCGGACGGTTCGCGGTGCGCTTGGACGTGACGAAGCTGATCCTCGTGGGACCGGGCCGTCCCGTGCGCGCGATGTACCAGGGAGCGGTGATGGAAGGTTCGTGGGGTGACGAGGCGGTCCACGTTCCCGACGGTGCGAGCGCGATCGCTCTGCTGGAGGGGGAACTGCAGGCCGGTGACCTCGTGCTGGTGAAGGCCTCGCAGTCGATCGGGTTGTGGGAGGTCGCGGACGCTGTGCTCGCCGCGCCGGTGACGGATTCGGAGGCGTCGCAGTGA
- the murD gene encoding UDP-N-acetylmuramoyl-L-alanine--D-glutamate ligase, with protein sequence MQFEQTYLDEAGLGRLRDADVLVTGAGISGRAAIAPLLDLGARVTVTDTNDDALARCAELGAATVRIDELVADPQRVAEFALVVTSPGFRPDAPVLSATADAGVPVWGDIEFSWRVDRARMYGPPRRWLVVTGTNGKTTTTSMLHSILEAAGMPSAACGNIGLPVLDALRAQEPRADVLAVELSSFQLHWAPSVRPDAGVVLNIAEDHLDWHGGMPGYIDAKAQALTGDVAVVGLDDEIAAGLASRPRDGHTVGFRLGAPDTGELGVRGGMLVDRAFADSVPLVAADEISPAGPAGLCDALAAAALARAIGVSPAAVEAGLRAHRVGPHRAQLVRTVGNVAFVDDSKATNPHAARSSIIAHESVVWIAGGLLKGARIDDLVEEVADRLAGAVLIGRDADQIADALERHAPEVPVVHVRSGDDASMGAGNPDSVRLDLPGADADTVMAEAVRAAAALAAPGDVVLLAPAAASLDMFDSYGHRGRSFASAATGLSDEQIGPSHSAGEPGSH encoded by the coding sequence ATGCAGTTCGAGCAGACGTACCTCGACGAGGCGGGCCTGGGCCGGCTGCGGGACGCGGACGTCCTGGTGACCGGCGCCGGGATCTCGGGACGCGCGGCCATCGCGCCACTGCTCGACCTCGGTGCCAGGGTGACGGTCACCGACACCAACGACGACGCCCTCGCGCGGTGTGCCGAGCTGGGTGCGGCGACGGTCCGGATCGACGAGCTGGTGGCGGATCCGCAGCGGGTGGCCGAGTTCGCGCTGGTCGTCACGAGTCCTGGCTTCCGGCCCGACGCGCCGGTCCTGTCGGCCACGGCGGACGCGGGTGTCCCGGTCTGGGGCGACATCGAGTTCTCGTGGCGGGTCGACCGGGCCCGGATGTACGGGCCGCCGCGGCGCTGGCTGGTCGTGACCGGCACCAACGGCAAGACCACCACGACGTCGATGCTGCACTCGATCCTCGAGGCCGCCGGGATGCCGTCGGCGGCGTGCGGGAACATCGGGCTGCCGGTGCTCGACGCGCTGCGGGCGCAGGAGCCCCGCGCAGACGTGCTCGCAGTCGAGCTGTCGTCGTTCCAGCTGCACTGGGCGCCGTCGGTGCGCCCCGACGCGGGTGTGGTGCTGAACATCGCCGAGGACCATCTGGACTGGCACGGCGGCATGCCGGGATACATCGACGCCAAGGCGCAGGCGCTGACCGGTGACGTCGCGGTCGTCGGTCTCGACGACGAGATCGCCGCAGGACTGGCATCGCGCCCGCGCGACGGGCACACCGTCGGATTCCGGCTCGGCGCCCCCGACACCGGGGAGCTGGGTGTGCGCGGCGGAATGCTCGTCGATCGGGCGTTCGCGGATTCCGTCCCGCTGGTCGCGGCCGACGAGATCAGTCCCGCCGGACCGGCCGGCCTGTGCGACGCGCTCGCGGCGGCCGCGTTGGCCCGCGCGATCGGCGTCTCACCGGCGGCGGTGGAGGCCGGCCTGCGGGCCCACCGGGTGGGTCCGCATCGTGCGCAACTGGTGCGCACCGTCGGGAACGTCGCGTTCGTCGACGACTCGAAGGCGACCAATCCGCACGCGGCACGCTCGTCGATCATCGCGCACGAGTCGGTCGTGTGGATCGCGGGCGGCCTGCTCAAGGGTGCGCGGATCGACGACCTCGTCGAAGAGGTCGCGGACCGACTGGCCGGCGCCGTCCTGATCGGACGCGACGCGGACCAGATCGCGGACGCGCTGGAGCGACACGCCCCCGAGGTCCCGGTCGTGCACGTTCGGTCGGGAGACGATGCATCCATGGGTGCTGGGAACCCCGACTCGGTGCGGCTCGACCTTCCGGGCGCCGACGCCGACACCGTGATGGCGGAGGCCGTGCGTGCCGCCGCGGCGCTGGCTGCGCCGGGCGACGTCGTCCTGCTCGCACCCGCGGCCGCGTCGCTCGACATGTTCGACTCGTACGGTCACCGGGGCCGCAGCTTCGCCTCGGCCGCCACCGGCCTGTCGGACGAACAGATCGGGCCGTCACATTCCGCGGGGGAGCCCGGATCCCACTGA
- the ftsW gene encoding putative lipid II flippase FtsW, producing MRDETERRTEKADRGPRTRIGAWLARPLTSFHLVVTIAILLTVLGLVMVLSSSSVESVAQDGSAYGKFVSQLIFATLGFVIFYIALLIPVRLLRKWSLPAFGVTIMMLVLVLIPGIGTKSQGTRGWFVIGPISLQPSELAKIAFAVWGAHLLATRRRDSQSLKEMLIPLVPAAMVVFVLIVLQPDLGTTISLAIILLALLWFAGLPLRIFLGVLGAGVIGAVTLALTAGYRSARIQAFFNPGDDPQGLGYQARQAKYALADGGLFGEGLGQSRAKWSYLPNAHNDFIFAIIGEELGFIGAVAVIGLFGLFVYTGLRIARRSADPFLQLLTATATAWITGQAFINIGYVVGVLPVTGLQLPLVSAGGTSTATTLLMFGLVANAARHEPEAVAALHSGQDGRVSRMLRLPKPAPYIPPRPRGAAVVRRAENKRVQPARAERAPRPQARGVRHDDPRRRQPDGGRERVDDNRGHRGYDPVSERGRAARSRDARPGERGMRR from the coding sequence ATGAGAGACGAGACCGAGCGCCGCACCGAGAAGGCCGACCGTGGGCCACGGACCCGGATCGGTGCGTGGCTGGCGCGTCCGCTGACGTCGTTCCATCTGGTCGTCACCATCGCGATCCTGCTGACGGTGCTGGGCCTGGTGATGGTGCTGTCGTCGTCGAGCGTGGAATCCGTGGCGCAGGACGGTTCGGCGTACGGGAAGTTCGTCTCGCAGCTGATCTTCGCGACGCTCGGTTTCGTGATCTTCTACATCGCGTTGCTGATCCCGGTCCGGCTGCTGCGCAAATGGTCGCTGCCGGCGTTCGGTGTCACGATCATGATGCTGGTGCTGGTGCTCATCCCCGGCATCGGCACGAAGTCGCAGGGCACGCGGGGCTGGTTCGTGATCGGCCCGATCTCCTTGCAGCCGTCCGAGCTCGCGAAGATCGCGTTCGCGGTGTGGGGTGCGCACCTGCTCGCGACGCGCCGACGCGACAGTCAGTCGCTCAAGGAGATGCTGATCCCGCTGGTGCCGGCGGCCATGGTGGTGTTCGTGCTGATCGTGCTGCAGCCGGACCTCGGCACGACGATCTCGCTCGCGATCATCCTGCTGGCGCTGTTGTGGTTCGCGGGCCTGCCGCTGCGGATCTTCCTGGGCGTACTCGGCGCGGGTGTGATCGGCGCGGTCACCCTCGCGCTCACGGCGGGCTACCGGTCCGCTCGCATCCAGGCGTTCTTCAACCCGGGCGACGACCCGCAGGGCTTGGGCTACCAGGCCCGGCAGGCCAAGTACGCCCTCGCCGACGGCGGCCTCTTCGGTGAGGGATTGGGGCAGAGCCGCGCCAAGTGGAGCTATCTGCCCAACGCGCACAACGACTTCATCTTCGCGATCATCGGCGAGGAGCTCGGCTTCATCGGCGCGGTCGCAGTGATCGGATTGTTCGGTCTGTTCGTGTACACGGGACTGCGAATCGCGAGGCGATCGGCGGACCCGTTCCTGCAGTTGCTCACCGCGACCGCGACGGCCTGGATCACCGGTCAGGCCTTCATCAACATCGGTTACGTCGTCGGCGTCCTGCCGGTGACGGGCCTCCAGCTGCCGCTGGTCTCGGCGGGCGGTACCTCGACCGCCACGACACTTCTCATGTTCGGTCTCGTCGCGAACGCGGCCCGGCACGAACCGGAGGCGGTCGCGGCGTTGCACAGCGGTCAGGACGGACGCGTGTCGCGGATGCTGAGGCTGCCGAAGCCGGCGCCGTACATTCCGCCGCGGCCGCGGGGCGCGGCCGTCGTGCGGCGAGCGGAGAACAAGCGAGTGCAGCCGGCCCGTGCCGAACGGGCACCGCGGCCGCAAGCTCGGGGCGTGCGCCACGACGACCCCCGACGGCGCCAGCCGGACGGAGGCCGCGAACGGGTGGACGACAATCGAGGACATCGGGGATACGACCCGGTTTCGGAACGTGGGCGGGCGGCGCGATCGCGTGACGCCCGTCCGGGAGAGCGAGGAATGCGCAGGTGA